In Paenibacillus kyungheensis, the following are encoded in one genomic region:
- the xseA gene encoding exodeoxyribonuclease VII large subunit: MQQQKVYSIKEINKYIRMKMESDPLLSEVWLRGEISNFTHHSSGHMYFTLKDESSRIKTIMFASHNQRLPFIPKEGARVMAKGNISVFERDGQYQFYVTQMQPDGIGSLYLAYEQLKQKLEHEGLFDSTRKRPLPLYPKVIGVITSGTGAAVRDILTTIRRRYPIVKIEVYPVLVQGKGAGASVVKAIQNFNRMQEADVLIVGRGGGSLEELWAFNEEIVARAIASSTIPIISAVGHETDFTIADFVADLRAATPTAAAELAVPNINELRAQVEQRRRQLKQGLLRLSQRQRERLERLRRAPVLLHPQRHLVQHMTRLDMLERRLSSSLQRRAHIQRDRLGRFNQRLARHNPQEQLIYARRRTDVARQQLELRMSSILRQKQQKLGFGMKQLDALSPLKVMARGYSLVYDEQEQLVKSVQQVQQGDSIIVNVEDGQLNCQVTEIKEAATDGKS; the protein is encoded by the coding sequence ATGCAGCAGCAAAAAGTCTATTCAATCAAAGAAATAAACAAATATATTCGGATGAAAATGGAATCCGATCCATTGTTGTCCGAGGTATGGTTACGCGGTGAAATTTCGAATTTCACCCATCATTCCAGTGGACATATGTATTTTACGTTAAAAGATGAAAGCAGTCGTATCAAAACGATTATGTTTGCTTCTCACAATCAGCGTCTTCCTTTTATACCTAAAGAAGGCGCTAGAGTGATGGCAAAAGGCAATATCTCTGTATTTGAAAGGGACGGACAGTATCAATTTTATGTGACGCAAATGCAACCGGATGGCATAGGAAGTCTATATCTTGCCTATGAACAGCTCAAGCAGAAGTTGGAGCATGAAGGGCTTTTTGATTCTACACGTAAGCGTCCATTACCTCTGTATCCCAAAGTGATCGGTGTGATTACTTCCGGTACAGGAGCAGCAGTGCGAGATATTTTAACAACGATTCGTAGACGATATCCGATCGTTAAGATTGAAGTCTACCCTGTACTGGTGCAAGGAAAAGGGGCAGGAGCTTCTGTCGTCAAAGCGATCCAAAATTTCAATCGTATGCAAGAAGCAGATGTATTGATTGTCGGTCGTGGTGGTGGATCACTGGAAGAATTATGGGCGTTCAATGAAGAAATCGTGGCACGTGCTATCGCTTCTTCAACGATTCCTATTATTTCTGCGGTCGGTCATGAGACTGACTTTACGATTGCTGACTTTGTAGCCGATCTTCGTGCTGCAACGCCTACAGCGGCGGCAGAGCTAGCTGTACCGAATATCAATGAATTACGCGCTCAAGTAGAACAACGGCGTAGACAACTCAAGCAAGGGCTGTTACGTCTATCTCAGCGTCAACGTGAACGATTAGAACGTCTACGTCGTGCACCTGTGTTGTTACATCCGCAACGTCATTTGGTTCAACATATGACGAGATTAGATATGTTAGAAAGACGGTTAAGTAGCAGTCTACAGCGTCGTGCTCATATTCAGCGTGATCGTCTGGGACGATTCAACCAGCGCTTAGCTCGTCATAATCCGCAAGAACAATTGATTTATGCTCGTCGTCGTACAGACGTAGCACGTCAACAACTGGAACTTCGTATGAGCAGTATTTTACGGCAAAAGCAACAAAAGTTAGGCTTCGGTATGAAGCAATTAGATGCGCTTAGTCCGCTTAAAGTGATGGCTAGAGGGTACAGTCTGGTGTATGACGAACAAGAACAATTGGTCAAATCCGTACAGCAGGTGCAACAAGGCGATTCTATTATCGTCAATGTAGAAGATGGACAATTGAATTGTCAGGTGACAGAGATCAAGGAGGCGGCAACCGATGGCAAAAGCTGA
- the xseB gene encoding exodeoxyribonuclease VII small subunit, with translation MAKAEKEKELNFEEAMDRLEEIVSELENGDVPLEKAIDLFQQGMKLSQVCGSKLEQVERKIEMIVEEDGELRKKPFDASESGGSID, from the coding sequence ATGGCAAAAGCTGAAAAAGAAAAAGAGTTAAACTTCGAAGAAGCAATGGATCGTCTGGAAGAAATCGTCTCCGAACTGGAAAATGGAGATGTTCCATTGGAAAAAGCAATCGACCTTTTTCAACAAGGAATGAAATTGTCTCAAGTCTGCGGTTCGAAGTTAGAGCAAGTAGAACGCAAAATCGAAATGATCGTAGAGGAAGATGGCGAACTGCGCAAAAAGCCGTTTGATGCATCAGAAAGCGGTGGCAGTATTGACTAA
- a CDS encoding polyprenyl synthetase family protein, with the protein MTNRPDLQTYMQEIATYVGDQLKFVLPIEWSVPVNLQESMQYSLMAGGKRLRPLFVIAAAEALGGSRQAALPVACAVEMVHTYSLVHDDLPAMDNDDYRRGKLTNHKVYGEAMAILAGDALLTQAFYTVTEAAKAGVPAEAVLAIISDMSEYAGPRGMVGGQVADMEGEQGMTEIAQLEYIHLHKTADLFMFSLTAGARTAGATEEQLDALRRFGSDLGLAFQIQDDILDVIGDEALLGKKTQSDIKAQKVTYPYFIGLEASQAEVERLTESAKQALAEANLADSQRLAEIADYLMKRDH; encoded by the coding sequence TTGACTAATCGTCCGGATCTACAAACATATATGCAAGAGATTGCTACTTATGTGGGCGATCAACTGAAATTTGTTTTACCGATTGAGTGGAGTGTACCAGTCAATCTACAAGAATCGATGCAATATTCGTTAATGGCAGGTGGCAAAAGACTGCGTCCATTATTCGTGATTGCCGCCGCTGAAGCTTTGGGCGGAAGCCGTCAAGCAGCTCTTCCTGTAGCTTGTGCTGTAGAAATGGTGCATACGTATTCACTTGTGCATGATGATCTACCAGCAATGGATAATGACGATTATCGTCGTGGTAAATTGACGAATCATAAAGTATACGGAGAAGCGATGGCGATTTTAGCTGGGGATGCGCTGTTAACGCAAGCGTTCTACACCGTAACCGAAGCAGCCAAAGCCGGTGTGCCTGCTGAAGCGGTATTAGCGATTATCAGCGATATGTCTGAATATGCAGGACCGCGCGGGATGGTAGGCGGTCAGGTGGCTGATATGGAAGGCGAGCAAGGGATGACCGAAATTGCTCAACTGGAATATATTCATTTGCACAAAACAGCCGATCTATTTATGTTCTCTTTGACTGCTGGCGCACGTACAGCCGGGGCAACTGAAGAACAGCTGGATGCCTTGCGACGCTTCGGTTCTGACCTTGGTCTAGCGTTTCAAATTCAGGATGATATTCTGGATGTGATTGGAGACGAGGCATTACTGGGTAAAAAGACACAAAGCGATATTAAAGCTCAAAAAGTGACGTATCCTTACTTTATCGGACTCGAAGCTTCTCAAGCTGAGGTAGAACGCTTAACGGAAAGTGCGAAGCAAGCATTAGCAGAAGCTAATCTAGCAGATTCACAACGACTAGCCGAAATTGCAGATTATTTGATGAAAAGAGATCATTAA
- the folD gene encoding bifunctional methylenetetrahydrofolate dehydrogenase/methenyltetrahydrofolate cyclohydrolase FolD: protein MTATIINGKQIAEDIREGIRQEMEQLKTTGFQPGLAVVLVGEDPASQVYVRHKEKACHDLGYYSEVHRLPSTTSQEELLAMVDRLNKQENINGILVQLPLPEQIEEKAIINAISPEKDVDGFHPISVGNLVIGDDSLLPCTPAGVIELIKRAGVEISGKHAVVIGRSNIVGKPVSLLLQRENATVTMCHSRTSNMKELAKQADILVVAIGKANFVDASYIKPGAVVIDVGVNRLDNGKLAGDVDFESAKQVSGPITPVPGGVGPMTITMLMQNTLVAAKRAHGLK, encoded by the coding sequence ATGACAGCAACAATTATCAATGGTAAACAAATAGCAGAAGACATTCGTGAAGGTATCCGTCAAGAAATGGAACAATTGAAAACAACAGGTTTCCAACCAGGGCTCGCTGTTGTACTGGTAGGGGAAGACCCTGCTTCACAAGTATATGTGCGCCATAAAGAAAAAGCTTGTCATGATCTTGGCTATTACTCTGAAGTACACCGTCTACCATCTACAACTTCGCAAGAAGAATTGTTAGCGATGGTCGATCGATTGAATAAGCAAGAAAATATTAACGGCATTTTAGTACAGCTTCCATTGCCAGAGCAGATTGAAGAAAAAGCAATTATCAATGCGATTTCTCCAGAAAAAGATGTCGATGGTTTTCACCCGATCAGCGTAGGAAATCTGGTTATTGGTGACGATAGCCTATTGCCTTGTACACCTGCGGGCGTAATTGAATTAATCAAGCGTGCAGGCGTTGAGATTTCGGGTAAACATGCTGTAGTCATTGGACGCAGTAACATTGTAGGTAAACCGGTATCTCTACTATTACAACGTGAAAATGCAACAGTAACGATGTGTCACTCCCGGACAAGCAATATGAAAGAATTAGCCAAACAAGCAGATATTCTGGTAGTAGCGATCGGAAAAGCTAACTTTGTCGATGCTAGCTATATCAAGCCCGGTGCTGTCGTTATCGATGTAGGGGTAAATCGTCTGGATAACGGTAAGCTTGCAGGCGATGTTGATTTTGAAAGTGCGAAGCAAGTATCCGGTCCAATTACTCCTGTACCCGGCGGTGTAGGCCCAATGACGATTACGATGTTAATGCAGAACACTCTGGTCGCTGCGAAACGTGCTCACGGCTTGAAGTAA
- the nusB gene encoding transcription antitermination factor NusB, with product MKRRLAREIVVQSLYQMEMNDVKAEEAIEMLLEEAAQENESEVEIRDEAKLKAYVLDIVNGTFTNKEAIDHLLEEYLKGWQISRLSRVDSQILRQAVYEMVFHNDVPAKVAVNEAIELSKHFGTEESGKFVNGVLGKMIQDLDKLKEARTEAE from the coding sequence ATGAAAAGAAGATTAGCACGTGAGATCGTTGTACAAAGTCTGTATCAAATGGAAATGAACGATGTAAAAGCAGAAGAAGCGATCGAAATGTTGCTGGAAGAAGCAGCACAAGAAAACGAATCTGAAGTTGAAATTCGTGATGAAGCCAAATTAAAAGCATATGTACTTGATATCGTAAACGGTACATTTACGAACAAAGAAGCGATCGATCACCTATTGGAAGAGTATTTGAAAGGCTGGCAGATCAGCCGTCTATCTCGTGTAGACAGCCAGATTTTGCGTCAAGCCGTCTATGAAATGGTATTCCATAATGATGTACCTGCCAAAGTCGCTGTCAATGAAGCGATCGAATTGTCCAAGCATTTTGGTACAGAAGAATCCGGTAAATTCGTTAACGGTGTACTGGGTAAAATGATTCAAGATCTGGATAAATTAAAAGAAGCACGTACAGAAGCAGAATAA